The genomic DNA CAACATAGAAGACGTTCTATAAAAAATTATCTTGGACTACTATTTTCACGCTCTTCCATTACTTGCGCAGCAAAAGAGGCTCGATCTTTTGGTATGAGACCAACAAGCTCAGAGCTTATTGATAATTTTTGAATTGCCTCAGGGGTAAAATAACGACGAGCAATCCGCTGATTTTGATCCACCATTTCAGACAAACTTGTTGAGCTTCCATCTACATATTCCCAAAAAGCGTTTATAACAGCTCGTCCAGACTTTGACTTTTGTAATTTCTTATAACGATCATTCGATATAAACATTTGTATTTTTTGAAAAAGATCTAATTTTTCTTGGAATTGCCTACCGTCTTTAGAAAAAATAATATCAAACGGCGTTCCACATCCAGCAGCAAAAAGCAACCAGTCAGAGCCTGCTTCTAACAATTTTCGTACGGTTTTTGGATAACTCGTAGCTTTACAGCAAGCGTAATGCAATGGAGTTAAACCGCCAAAATCCCTGAGGCTTGGATCAGCGTTTGCATCCAGAAGAAGTTGCACAATTTCACTTACCGCTTGATTATCACGATACATAACAGCGTGAGATAGAGGTGAAAAGCTATCGTTTGAAAGATTTGGATTAGCCTTTGCGTTAAGCAACTTGCGAACCAAAAAAACATCCTGCCGCTGAGCAGCCATAATTAATGCAGTTGTTTTCAGGCCAGAAGATAAAACAATAGTCTCGTCGGGGTTTGAAAAATCTATTTTTTCTCTCCACTGACTTTCAAATAAATCATTTTGCCTTTTAGAATCTTGAAGCATCTGAAAATATTTCAAATCTGCATCGCTTGCAAAAATCACTGAGGAAACAAAGCTAAAAAAATAAAAACGAGAGGAAGTTTTCAAAGACACCGCTTTTCCTTAAGGTTATAAATTTTTAAATCGCAGCTACAAAAAAGAGGCGCCAATTAGGCGCCTCTTTATAAAACAATATTACATCAAATGTTTTTTCAAAATATCTTGCATGATTTTTGGATTTCCTTTTCCACCAGATGCTTTCATACAAGCACCAACGAAAAATCCAAACACATTTTGTTTTCCAGCTTTATACTGTTCAATTAAGGCTGGATTCTCTTGTAAAATTGTTAGTACAATTTTTTCCAGCTCTTCATGTGAACCAATTTGCTTTAAGCCTTTTTGCTCAACAATACTCTCTGGGCTTCCTCCGCTTGTAGCAATAAGTTCAAACACTTCTTTAGCCGCAGTATTATTAATTACGCTTGCATCAAGCATTTCAACTAATTTTGCTAATTTTTCAGGTGTAACAAGGCAATCTTTTAATTCTATTTTTTGTTCGTTTACCAAGCCAATAATATCACGTAAAAACCAATGCACCGATGATTTTTTTGGATACAAAGTCATCACAGCTTCAAAATACTTTGTGTACTCAACATCAGAAACGATAACATCAGCTTCGTATGCTGAAAGTCCCCATTGAGAAATATATCTATTATATTTTTCATACGGAAGCTCTGGTAAATCATTTTTTATCAAAGCAAGCTGCTCATCTGTAATTTTTATCAACGCTAAGTCAGGATCTGTACAAAAACGATAATCTGCAGATTCTTC from Candidatus Dependentiae bacterium includes the following:
- a CDS encoding ankyrin repeat domain-containing protein, whose protein sequence is MSLKTSSRFYFFSFVSSVIFASDADLKYFQMLQDSKRQNDLFESQWREKIDFSNPDETIVLSSGLKTTALIMAAQRQDVFLVRKLLNAKANPNLSNDSFSPLSHAVMYRDNQAVSEIVQLLLDANADPSLRDFGGLTPLHYACCKATSYPKTVRKLLEAGSDWLLFAAGCGTPFDIIFSKDGRQFQEKLDLFQKIQMFISNDRYKKLQKSKSGRAVINAFWEYVDGSSTSLSEMVDQNQRIARRYFTPEAIQKLSISSELVGLIPKDRASFAAQVMEERENSSPR